A window of the Cucumis sativus cultivar 9930 unplaced genomic scaffold, Cucumber_9930_V3 scaffold31, whole genome shotgun sequence genome harbors these coding sequences:
- the LOC116405828 gene encoding NAD-dependent malic enzyme 59 kDa isoform, mitochondrial-like isoform X4, protein MNQESESFSVPCLEFADIFFPFQQVFLIVGDLLELRSPTIFMFCLFFHHFFKAVQLEFHLQVDVIVLTDGSRILGLGDLGVQGIGIPRLEGEEYLSIVDEFMEVVDTCWPKAIVQFEDFQMKWAFETLQRYRKRFCMFNDDIQGTAGVALAGLLGNVRAQGQPLSDFVNQKIVVVGAGRNKDE, encoded by the exons ATGAACCAGGAGAGTGAGAGTTTTAGTGTGCCGTGTTTAGAATTTGCCGATATCTTTTTCCCGTTCCAGCAAGTATTCCTGATTGTGGGG GATTTATTGGAGTTGAGGAGTCCCACAATCTTTATGTTCTGTTTGTTTTTCCATCACTTTTTCAAGGCTGTTCAATTGGAGTTCCATCTTCAG GTTGACGTGATTGTCTTGACAGATGGAAGTCGTATTCTTGGCCTCGGTGACCTTGGAGTTCAGGGAATAGGAATACCTAGATTGGAGGGAGAAGAGTATCTATctattgttgatgaatttatgGAAGTCGTGGATACATGTTGGCCTAAAGCTATTGTTCAG TTTGaggattttcaaatgaaatgggCTTTTGAAACATTACAACGTTATCGTAAGAGGTTCTGCATGTTCAACGATGACATACAA gGAACTGCTGGTGTTGCTCTCGCTGGACTATTGGGAAATGTGAGAGCTCAAGGGCAGCCATTGAGTGATTTTGTTAACCAAAAGATAGTAGTGGTAGGGGCTGGAAG
- the LOC116405828 gene encoding NAD-dependent malic enzyme 2, mitochondrial-like isoform X3 yields the protein MILFDLLELRSPTIFMFCLFFHHFFKAVQLEFHLQVDVIVLTDGSRILGLGDLGVQGIGIPRLEGEEYLSIVDEFMEVVDTCWPKAIVQFEDFQMKWAFETLQRYRKRFCMFNDDIQGTAGVALAGLLGNVRAQGQPLSDFVNQKIVVVGAGSVGLGVLNMAIQAVLRMVGNNDSTARNRFFF from the exons ATGATTCTCTTT GATTTATTGGAGTTGAGGAGTCCCACAATCTTTATGTTCTGTTTGTTTTTCCATCACTTTTTCAAGGCTGTTCAATTGGAGTTCCATCTTCAG GTTGACGTGATTGTCTTGACAGATGGAAGTCGTATTCTTGGCCTCGGTGACCTTGGAGTTCAGGGAATAGGAATACCTAGATTGGAGGGAGAAGAGTATCTATctattgttgatgaatttatgGAAGTCGTGGATACATGTTGGCCTAAAGCTATTGTTCAG TTTGaggattttcaaatgaaatgggCTTTTGAAACATTACAACGTTATCGTAAGAGGTTCTGCATGTTCAACGATGACATACAA gGAACTGCTGGTGTTGCTCTCGCTGGACTATTGGGAAATGTGAGAGCTCAAGGGCAGCCATTGAGTGATTTTGTTAACCAAAAGATAGTAGTGGTAGGGGCTGGAAG tgttgggCTCGGTGTTCTTAACATGGCTATTCAGGCTGTTTTGAGAATGGTAGGGAACAACGATTCTACTGCAAGaaatcgattttttttctaa
- the LOC116405827 gene encoding U11/U12 small nuclear ribonucleoprotein 31 kDa protein-like: MAPKGKKTNSPTSDSDEDETFYYRYPSAPSSDPSLPSSSQSHFSSQSHSHSHSSTKSGGGSGGLVPSKSTLYVSNFDYSLTNSDLHTLFSNFGKIARVTVLKDRQTRKSRGVAFVQFISQDDAVKAAKQMHGKILNGRVLKAAIATDNGRAAEFIRKRVYKDKSRCYECGAIDGHLSYECPKNQLGPRERPEPKRVRRGGVGARHEEDWGSDVGEGFEDDNWASVVDGDADQRLLTGGENIVEKKKEKKASYFSDESDEDD, translated from the coding sequence ATGGCGCCCAAgggaaagaaaaccaatagCCCTACTAGCGACAGCGACGAGGACGAAACCTTCTATTACCGGTATCCCTCCGCCCCCTCTTCTGACCCGTCGCTGCCGTCGTCTTCACAGTCGCACTTCTCATCGCAATCGCACTCACACTCACACTCTTCCACTAAGTCTGGCGGTGGTTCTGGAGGTTTGGTTCCTTCGAAGTCTACTCTCTATGTTTCCAATTTCGACTATTCACTCACTAATTCCGACCTCCACACTCTCTTCTCCAACTTTGGTAAGATCGCTCGTGTTACGGTGTTGAAAGATCGACAGACTCGCAAGTCTCGCGGCGTTGCCTTCGTCCAGTTTATTTCTCAGGATGACGCGGTGAAGGCCGCGAAACAGATGCACGGGAAGATTTTGAATGGCCGTGTTCTTAAGGCTGCTATAGCGACTGATAATGGTCGTGCCGCTGAGTTTATAAGGAAGAGGGTTTATAAGGATAAGAGTAGGTGCTACGAGTGCGGCGCAATTGATGGGCATTTGTCTTATGAATGCCCTAAAAATCAATTGGGGCCAAGGGAGCGACCAGAACCGAAGCGGGTAAGAAGGGGTGGAGTTGGTGCTAGGCACGAGGAGGATTGGGGATCGGATGTTGGAGAAGGGTTTGAGGATGACAATTGGGCCTCGGTGGTGGACGGAGATGCAGACCAGAGACTCCTGACTGGCGGTGAGAACAttgtagagaagaaaaaagagaagaaagcaaGTTATTTCAGTGACGAGAGCGACGAAGATGATTAA
- the LOC116405828 gene encoding NAD-dependent malic enzyme 2, mitochondrial-like isoform X2 gives MYVAAAGINPQRDLLELRSPTIFMFCLFFHHFFKAVQLEFHLQVDVIVLTDGSRILGLGDLGVQGIGIPRLEGEEYLSIVDEFMEVVDTCWPKAIVQFEDFQMKWAFETLQRYRKRFCMFNDDIQGTAGVALAGLLGNVRAQGQPLSDFVNQKIVVVGAGSVGLGVLNMAIQAVLRMVGNNDSTARNRFFF, from the exons ATGTATGTTGCTGCTGCTGGCATAAACCCTCAAAGa GATTTATTGGAGTTGAGGAGTCCCACAATCTTTATGTTCTGTTTGTTTTTCCATCACTTTTTCAAGGCTGTTCAATTGGAGTTCCATCTTCAG GTTGACGTGATTGTCTTGACAGATGGAAGTCGTATTCTTGGCCTCGGTGACCTTGGAGTTCAGGGAATAGGAATACCTAGATTGGAGGGAGAAGAGTATCTATctattgttgatgaatttatgGAAGTCGTGGATACATGTTGGCCTAAAGCTATTGTTCAG TTTGaggattttcaaatgaaatgggCTTTTGAAACATTACAACGTTATCGTAAGAGGTTCTGCATGTTCAACGATGACATACAA gGAACTGCTGGTGTTGCTCTCGCTGGACTATTGGGAAATGTGAGAGCTCAAGGGCAGCCATTGAGTGATTTTGTTAACCAAAAGATAGTAGTGGTAGGGGCTGGAAG tgttgggCTCGGTGTTCTTAACATGGCTATTCAGGCTGTTTTGAGAATGGTAGGGAACAACGATTCTACTGCAAGaaatcgattttttttctaa
- the LOC116405828 gene encoding NAD-dependent malic enzyme 2, mitochondrial-like isoform X1 produces MNQESESFSVPCLEFADIFFPFQQVFLIVGDLLELRSPTIFMFCLFFHHFFKAVQLEFHLQVDVIVLTDGSRILGLGDLGVQGIGIPRLEGEEYLSIVDEFMEVVDTCWPKAIVQFEDFQMKWAFETLQRYRKRFCMFNDDIQGTAGVALAGLLGNVRAQGQPLSDFVNQKIVVVGAGSVGLGVLNMAIQAVLRMVGNNDSTARNRFFF; encoded by the exons ATGAACCAGGAGAGTGAGAGTTTTAGTGTGCCGTGTTTAGAATTTGCCGATATCTTTTTCCCGTTCCAGCAAGTATTCCTGATTGTGGGG GATTTATTGGAGTTGAGGAGTCCCACAATCTTTATGTTCTGTTTGTTTTTCCATCACTTTTTCAAGGCTGTTCAATTGGAGTTCCATCTTCAG GTTGACGTGATTGTCTTGACAGATGGAAGTCGTATTCTTGGCCTCGGTGACCTTGGAGTTCAGGGAATAGGAATACCTAGATTGGAGGGAGAAGAGTATCTATctattgttgatgaatttatgGAAGTCGTGGATACATGTTGGCCTAAAGCTATTGTTCAG TTTGaggattttcaaatgaaatgggCTTTTGAAACATTACAACGTTATCGTAAGAGGTTCTGCATGTTCAACGATGACATACAA gGAACTGCTGGTGTTGCTCTCGCTGGACTATTGGGAAATGTGAGAGCTCAAGGGCAGCCATTGAGTGATTTTGTTAACCAAAAGATAGTAGTGGTAGGGGCTGGAAG tgttgggCTCGGTGTTCTTAACATGGCTATTCAGGCTGTTTTGAGAATGGTAGGGAACAACGATTCTACTGCAAGaaatcgattttttttctaa